In the genome of Candidatus Bathyarchaeota archaeon, the window GTTATATATACTGCGCCTGGTGCAGCAAAGATAATTTTTCCTCCTGAAATTAAAGCGAGAATTAAAGCCATAATTAACCCTAAAGGCCAAAGTTTAAATTCAGCAATGCAACCGTAAAATTTAGCTACATTTCTATGCGCGACTTCATGCATCATAAATCCTAAACCAACCGTAATTAATGAAATTAAGAATTTGCTTAAAAAACTTGATTTAAATAAAGCTTCAATAGAGAAACAAAATGATAAAACAAACCAAGCAATAACTAATTGATTAAACTCTTTCTTTTTAATTTCTTGAATTAAAGCTAATAAAGAAAAAGGTCTTGATTTATGAATAGTTTCTTTTCTGGATTTATATAACCAAGTCTTCTCAGTTTTAATTAACGCTAATTTACTGCAAAAATGATTTTCAGGTAGCCTATGATTTATACAATAATATTTTTCGCAGTAAGCGCATTTAAAGGGAAGATAAACCTCAACTCCACAAACTTCACATTTAACCAATTTAATTATAACCTTAAAGCTATATTGTTTCTTTAAATATTATAAAGTGTAAAAGAGGCTTTTTAAAGCTTAAATGCTGAGATAAAATTTTTATTTAACCTTTATTATCTTTTAGCTGTGAAAAATTAAATAGGGGTTAATTTTTAATTTAAGTCTTAATTGCTTTCTAAAAGCTTTTTTTAAAGAGGTGTTAAAAATTGTCTTCTCAAGCTAACGTTGATAATGCAACTCAAAAAGAAAACAATGCATGCAGTGAAACTGTTAAGAATGAAATTGAAAGCTTAAAAAAAGCTTTAGAAGCTGAAAAAGCTAGAGCTGAAGAATACCTTAATAGATTAAAGTATCTTCAAGCAGATTTTGAAAACTATATTAAAAAAGTTAAAAAAGATTTTGAAAATGCTATTAAATTTAGCAGTGAAAAATTAATTTTAAATCTAATTGATGTAATTGAGGATTTTGAAAGAGTTCTTCAAACTGAAGAAAACTTTAACTCAATTAATAATAAGGCATTACTGGAGGGTGTTAAATTAATCTATAAGAAACTTAAAAATATTCTTGAAAATGAAGGCGTAAAACAAATAGAGGCCGTTGGAAAAATATTTAATCCTGCCTTTCATGAAGCTGTAGGGTTTATTGAAACATCTGAACATCCTGAAGGAACAATTGTAAAAGAGCTTCGTAAAGGCTATTTTTTAGGCGATAAAGTAATTAAACCAAGTATTGTTGAAGTTGCTAAAGCTCCCCCATCTTCCAAAAAATAAAAGGGGGTGAAAAATTTGAGTGAAGGAAAAAAAGAAAAAATTATTGGTATAGATTTAGGAACAACTAATTCAGCAGCTGCTGTTATGCTTGGTGGTAGACCTGTGGTTATTCCAAGCGCTGAAGGAACAACAATAGGTGGTAAAGCTTTCCCATCAGTTGTAGCTTTCACAAAAGATGGACAATTACTTGTTGGTGAACCAGCTAGAAGACAAGCAATTTTAAACCCTGAAGGAACAATATTCGCTATAAAAAGGAAAATGGGCACAGACTATAAAGTTAAAGTTTTCGGTAAAGAGTATACGCCTCAACAAATTTCAGCTTTTATACTTCAAAAAATAAAAAGAGATTCTGAAGCTTTTCTTGGAGAAAAAATTAGTAAAGCTGTAATCACTGTTCCAGCTTACTTTAATGATAACCAGAGGCAAGCAACAAAGGATGCTGGAGCTATAGCAGGGTTAGATGTTGTTAGAATAATAAATGAGCCTACTGCTGCTGCCTTAGCTTATGGTTTAGATAAATCTGAAACAGAGCAAAAAATTATGGTTTTCGATTTAGGCGGTGGAACATTAGATGTTACAATTCTAGAATTTGGTGGTGGAGTTTTCGAGGTTAAAGCTACTAGTGGAGATACTCAACTTGGTGGAACAGACATGGATAATGCTATAGTAGATTATCTAGTTTCAGAATTTAAGAAACAAACAAATATTGATTTAACTGAAGATAAAATGGCTATGGCAAGGCTTAGAGAAGCTGCTGAAAAAGCTAAAATAGAGCTTTCTTCACTTTTATCAACTGATATAAACCTTCCATTTATTGCTTCAGATGCTAGTGGACCAAAGCATTTAAACATGACTTTAACTAGAGCGAAACTTGAAGAGCTTGTTAAACCAATAGTGGAAAGATGTAGAGAACCAATGATGCAAGCTTTAAGCGACGCTAAATTAAAACCTCAAGATATAGATAAAATAATTTTGGTTGGTGGTCCAACAAGAATGCCTATTGTACGAAGGTTTGTAGAAGAAACTATGGGTAAACCAGCTGAAAGAGGTATTGACCCAATGGAATGCGTAGCAATGGGTGCAGCTATTCAAGGAGCTGTTTTAGCTGGAGAAATAAAAGATATAGTGCTTTTAGATGTAACCCCTCTCTCTCTTGGAGTTGAAACTTTAGGAGGTGTATTCACAAAGATTATTGAAAGAAACACAACTATACCATGTAGAAGAAGCCAAATATTCACAACTGCTCAAGATTTCCAAACAAGCGTTACAATTCACGTGCTTCAAGGAGAAAGACCAATGGCTGCAGATAACGTTTCTTTAGGAATGTTTCATCTTGTTGGTATTCCACCAGCACCTAGAGGTGTTCCACAAATTGAAGTAACATTTGATATAGATGCTAATGGAATCCTACATGTTTCAGCTAAAGATTTAGCTACTGGAAAAGAACAAAAAATTACAATTACCTCTGCTGTAAAGCTTTCAAAAGAAGAAATTGAAAAAATGATGAAGGAAGCTGAGCAGTTTGCTGAGCAAGATAAAAAGAAGCTTGAAGAAGCTGAAGCAAGAAATAGAGCCGACTCAATAATTTATACAGCTGAAAAAACTAAAGCTGATTTAAAAGATAAATTATCTTCAGACCAAATTGAACAAATTAATAAAGGCATTAATGAATTAAAGGAAGCCTTAGCAGGAAAAGATGTTGATAAAATTAAAGCTAAAACAGAGCAGTTAGCGAAGATACTTCAAGAAATAGGCGCTTTCGTATATCAAAAAGCTGGTGCTCAACAAGCTTATCAAGCTTCATCCACTAACTCTAAAAAAACTGGTGGAAAAACTGTAGATGCAGATTATGAAGTTGAAAAATAAACCATAATAAATAGTAATCAATAATTGAGGAAAATGCCTAAAAAAGATTATTATGAAATTTTAGGTGTACCGAGAAACGCGACTAAAGAAGAAATTAAAAAAGCTTATCGTAAATTAGCATTAAAGTATCATCCAGATGTTAATAAATCTCCTGACGCTGAAGAAAAATTTAAGGAAATTTCGGAAGCTTACGCTGTTTTATCTGATGATGAAAAAAGAAGACAATATGATTTATATGGTCATGAAGGAATAGGCGCTAAATACACTTATGAAGATATATTTAAAGGTGTAGACTTTGATGATATATTTAAAGATTTAGGTTTTGATTTTGGTTTTAGCAGGATATTCGAAGAGTTTTTTGGAGGGGAAAAATTTAGAGAACGCTACACACGCGGTTCAGATATAGTATATGATTTAGAAATAGGCTTAGAGGATGTAGCTAAAGGAATTAAAACTCAAATTGAAGTTCCAAAAAAAGAGATTTGCTCAGCATGTAAAGGGAGTGGTGCTGAACCAGGGGGTTTAATAACGTGTCCTAAATGTAACGGAACTGGTCAAATTCAATATACTAGAGTTTCAGGTTTCACAAGATACGTTAGAATAGAACCATGCAATGCATGTATGGGACGCGGTTCAACAATTAAAATTTCATGCAAACAATGTCATGGAACAGGAGTGATTGAAAGAAAAAGATTAATAACAATTAAAGTTCCTAAAGGAGTTGAAGATGGTGTTAGATTGAGAATTAAGGGTGAAGGAAACCCTGGAGTTAATGGTGGAGAACCAGGAGATTTATATGTTGTAATTCATGTTAAACCTCATAAATTATTTAAAAGGAAAGGTTTAAACATTCTTTATGAAACATCAATAACTTTCCCTCAAGCTGTTTTAGGAACTGAAATTATTGTACCAACGCTTTATGGAGAAACTAAACTTAAAATTCCTGAAGGAACTCAACCTGGAACAGTGTTTAGACTTAAAGGGAAAGGTTTACCAAGCATGGATGGATATGAGCAAGGAGATGAACTTGTAAAAATTAACGTTAAAATACCTAAAAATTTAACTTGGCGTCAAAAACAGTTAATTCTTGAATTAGCGAAAGAATTAAATAATTAAAAAATAATCAGTTTTTATTAAGAAAATTTATTTTAATCATTTTTGATTTGAAATTTTAGGTGAAGGCTTGTCTAAAGTTATTATTGTTGAAAGTTGTGATCCTGAACTTGCTGTGCATAAAGGGTTAAAATTTTTTATTAAGCCATTAAAGCGAAAAATAGTTCTTAAACCAAATTTAATTACCGCTGAACCTCCTCCAACAACAACTCCATGCGAAACCATAGAGGCTTTAGCAAAGTATTATTTGGAAGAGGGTTGTGAAGTGGTTGTGGCTGAAGGCTCTGGTTGGTGTGAAACTTTTGAAGCTTATAAAAAGCTGGGTTACTTAAGGCTTAAAGAAAAATATAGAGTTAAGCTTATCGACTTAAATAATGATGCATTTGAAATAATAGAAAATCAAAAAGCCTTCTTTCTTAAGGAGTTTGAATTCCCCTTAACCCTTAAAGACGCTTATATTGTTTCTGTTCCAGTTTTAAAAGAGCATTCAATAACATATGCAACTCTTTCATTAAAGAATATGCTTGGAGCAACTTTAGGTGAGAAAGCTAAAATAGCTAAAAAAGGAAGATTTCATGAAAAACTTGATGAAAGCATAGTTGACGTAAATCTTTATCTTAAACCAAGCCTTGCTGTAATAGATGGGCGTATAGCTGGAGTTGGAGGAGAACTTAAACCAAAACCGAAAAAACTTAACATAATGATTTTCTCTGAAGATTTAGTTGCAGCTGATGCTGTTGCCGCATCTTACTTAGGCATAAACCCATTTTCCATTCGATATTTAAGGTTAGCTCAAGAAGCAGGTTTAGGAACAGCTGATTTAAATAAAATAGAAATTGTGAAAATTTAAAAATGAGCTACCAAAGGTTTTTAACACCAAACTTTAAACCTTTTAACCCTTTAAAATTAGCTGAAGAAACTGAAAAAATCGTAACCAAAATCGGTCCTGAAGGTTTAGAAAGAAAATATACCGATTTTTATTCTGTTCCAGTTTATGGTGGAATAGCTACAGGTTACGCTGTTGGATGCTGCTTAAGATGCATTTATTGCTGGAGTAACTGGTCAAGAGACTTTCCAGAGAAACTTGGAAAATTTTATTCCCCCAAAGAATCTTGTAAAAATCTTTTTAAAGCAGCTGAAGAAGGAATAACTTACTCAATCTACTGGAAAAAACTTATTCCTAAAATAAATAAATTGCGTTTATCAGGTTGCGAACCAACAATAGGGAAAGCTCATTTACTTTCTTTACTTAATATTATTGATTCATCAAAATACTCCCTTTTTATTCTTGAAACGAATGGGTTACTTATAGGAGCAGACAAAAACTATGCGAAGCAACTAGCTGAATTTAAAAATAAACTTTATGTAAGAGTTTCATTTAAAGCAGCGACACCTGAAGGTTTCACTCGAAGAACAGGTGCAATAGGTGAATATTATGAATTACCATTTAAAGCTTTAAATTATCTTTTAAATGAAGGGATTTATGCTAGAGCAGCTGCAATGACTGATCCAAAAATAATGCCTAAAGAAGAAAGAAAAATATTAATTGAAAAATTAGAGGAAATAGATCCTAGCGCAAATTATAAGGAAACTTTAGAGGAAGAGGTTGTTGACGCTTACGACACAACTGTAAAAAGGTTTAAAGCTCATTTAGATTTTGAATTCGCAAAGAAACTAGAGAAAATTCTTTCTTCACAATTGAGTTAACGTTTTCAAACATACTTGAAAAATAATAGTTATTAAATTTCACTCTTTTATTTTTTCTAAAATTATTGATGGACATATTTTTTTTACTCCATCAATTTTAGCTATTTTCTCAGAGATTATTCTTGTTAAATCTTTTCCATCTTTAGCCCAAACTTCCATCATAATCATATGATCCCCAGTTGAAGTAGCTACAAATTTTGCTTCAGGAATTTCTGAAAGTTTCTGAGCTGTAGTCAGTAATGTTGAAGGGTCAACCTCAATACCTATAATTGCGATAGAGTTTTTTCCAAGTTTAACTGGATCTACGGTAATTGTGAATTTTTTAATAACTTTATTTTTAATAAGGTTTAAAACTCTTTTTCTTACTGTGGATTCTTTCATTTTTAGTTTTTCAGCTAACTCTTTATAAGTGAGTTTAGCATTTTCCATTAAAGCCTCAATTATTTTTTCATCAACTTCATCTATCATTGTTCTCATCTAAAATTAATTATTTCTTCTTTCTTATTAATTTTTCACTTTATTTTCATAATTGTTTCTGATTGAAAAGTTAGAAAATTTTATAAGTAAGTAAATAATAATTATTTTAGAGTAAATTTTTATGAAAGTAAAGGTGAATTAAAATGAAAAAAATTACCGAAAGTAACCTTATAAGCGCTTTTGCTGGAGAAAGCCAAGCCCATATGCGTTATTTAGCTTTTGCTGAAATAGCTGAAATTGAAGGTTTTCCAAATGTTTCAAGATTATTTAGAGCTATAGCTGATGCTGAAAGAATCCATGCAACAAATCATTTTAGAGCTTTAGCGCATTTAGATAGTGATAAACTAACTATAGCTGGAGCTGTTTTCGGTCCTGGAAACACATCTAAAAACTTGAAGCTTTCCATTATTGGAGAAACTTTTGAAATTGAAGAAATGTATCCTGCTTATCTAGAAGTGGCTAAGCTTCAAGAAGAAAAAAGCGCTGAAAGAAGTTTTAAGGCTGCTTTAGAATCTGAGAAAATCCATGCGGAACTATATAAAAAAGCTAAAGAAGCTGTTGATTCAGGGAAAGATGTTGAACTTGGTCCAATACAGGTATGTCAAGTATGCGGTTATACAGTTGAAGGTAAAGCTCCTGAAAAATGCCCTATATGCGGTGCACCAATAGATAAATTTAAAACCTTTAAATAAAATTTTATATTGAGGGAAAAATTTTGTCTGAAGAATTTTCTTTAAAAGAAATTAATAAAGCTAAGAACCCTGAAAATTTAACAGCTATGGAGAAAAAGCATCTCCCTATTATTGATGCTCCAAGCAGTGTTGAGAAAGGGAAACCATTCCTTGTAAAAGTGAAAGTTGGGGGTATAGATGGTGTAGAACATCCCAATATGCTTGGACACTGGATAAATTGGGTTGAACTTTATGCAGGTGAAATCCCAATTGCTAAAGTTAATTTTGCTCCAGTAGTAAGCAATGGTTATGAAGTAACATTTAAAATTTCACTAGAGGAATCAACAATTTTAAAAGCTAGAGAATATTGTAACCTTCATGGTGTTTGGGAAGGCGATGAAATAACTGGAGGAGCTAAAAAAATAACTGTTAAATAAAAACCTTTAAATACCATATGAAACATAACTTTAAAAATAAAAAATGGAGGGTAATGCTTGAGTAAAGAAACAATTTTAAAAATGTTAAATCATGCGCTTGAATTAGAGCATGCAGCTTTCATTCAATATTTAAGCCACGCTGAAATCATTGATGGCGAAAACGCTGAACCAATAATCGCTAGATTAAAAGAAATAGCTGAGGATGAGAAAAAGCATCAAGAACAATTTAGAAAGCTTATTGGGATTCTTGGTGGAATACCATCAATGAGTATAGCTGAAACTCATTCAGCGAAGAATCTTAAAGAAATTCTTGAGCAAAATTTAAAAGATGAAAAATTGGCTGTTGATACTTACCGAAAAATTCTTGAAGAACTTAAAAAAGAGAAAACACAAGGTTATTATGACTATATACTTGAACATGAAATAAGGCATATTTTAATGGATGAACAAGAACATATAACCGAGCTGGAACTACTTCTTGGAATTTCAGGAAGCAGCTATTAAACCTCCTTTTTTTTACAATTTTATAGGGTTTATATTAAATTGAAGAAAGCGGTTAAAATTTCAGATTCAGTTTACTGGGTTGGAGCTTTAGACTATAATTTAAGAAATTTTCATGGTATAGCTGCTCCTGAAGGAGGAACTTATAATTCATATTTAATTCTTAATGAAGAAATTTTTTTAATTGATACTGTTAAACATGAGTTTTTTAAGGAGCATCTTGAAAGAATATCCAGCGTAATAAATCCCAATGAAATTGATTATGTTATTTCAAATCATTCTGAAATTGACCATTCAGGTTCAATTCAAGAAATTTTAAAAATAGCTAATAAAGCTAAACTTGTGACTACAGAAAAAGGAAAAAAGTATTTATCTAAAATATTTAATAGTGAATTCTCATTTTTAACGGTTAAAGATAATGATGAAATTAAAAATTTAAAATTTATTGAAGCTCCTATGCTTCATTGGCCTGAAACAATGATGACTTATATGAAAAATGAAAATATTCTTTTTTCATGCGATTTATTCGGCGCTCAAATAGCTGATTCAAGAATATTCGCGGATTTAATTCCTAACGTGATGAGTTATGTAAAGCGTTATTACGCTTTTATTTTTAGGCCCTTCGCTTATGCTGTTTTAAATGGATTAAAAAAACTTGAAGGTTTAAATATAAATATAATTGCGCCTTCTCACGGTCCTGTATGGCGAACTCAAGCTCAAATAAAAGATTTAATAAATGCTTATGCTAAATGGAGCGTTAACCCTGAAAAAGAGAAAGCTGTTGTTTTATATGCTGGAATCTGGGGTGCAACAAGAAAAATAGCTGAAGCAATAGCTGACGGATTAAGTTCATTAAATATAGAAGTGAAAATTTACGATTTAACTAATTTAACTCTTATTCAATGGAGTGATTTAATGGCTGATTTAATGGAAGCTAAAGCTATAGCTATAGGCTCAAATACTTTAATTGGTCAAATGTTTCCAACAGTTAAAACTGCTTTACAACTCCTTAAATATATAAATCCTAAAGAAAAAATAGGTTTAGTTTTTGGAAGTTACGGCTGGGTTGGTGGAGCTGTTAAAGCTATTGAAAACGAGCTAAAAAACATGGGTTTAAACTTAATTGATTCAATTGAGATTCAATTTAACCCAAATAAAAATGAAATAGAAAAATGCTTTAAGTTAGGTGAAGAATTAGCTAAAAAAGTTAAGGAGGTGTAGCTTTATTGGCGAAATATAAATGTTTAATATGCGGTTACATTTATGATGAAGCTAAAGGAGATCCAGATAATGGAATTCCTCCAAACACTAAATTTGAAGATTTACCTAACGATTGGGTTTGCCCAGTATGCGGAGCAGAGAAAACTCAATTCGAAAAAATCGAATAAAACCTTAAAGCTAAAAAATAAAAAATAAATTTTTTATAATAAAAAATTTATTTTTCTCCTAAAAGAGTTTTAAACGTGTTTTCATGCTCTTCTTCATCAGCTAAAATTTCTTCAAAAAGCCTTCTAGTAACAATATCATCTTCTTCTTCAGCTGTTTTTATAACTTGTTTATAAAGCGTTATTGCTTCTTTCTCAGCTTCTAAATCATCTTTAAGCATTTTTTTAAGGTCTCCACCAACCTTAATTTCTGATGGTTTAGTTGTTGGAATACCGCCTAAATAATCAAGTCTTTCAGCAATTTTCTCAGCATGCTTCATTTCTGTAATCGCTATTTTCTTAAATATATCAGTTACCGCTGGGCTTTCAATTCCAACAGCCATAATATGATGCCACATATATTGAATGGAAACAGCTAACTCTCTAGCTATGGATTGATTTAATAAATTCATTAATTTTTCACTAACCAACTTTTTTACACCTTCTTAAAATTAAAGCAAAGCAAACTATTTAACGCTTTCTGTTTTTTAAAAATATTAATTAAAAAATTAAAGTAATGCTTATTAAATGGTAGAGCATTAAAAAAGCAAAAGTTAAATTTTAGCGTTTAAAACTTTATGTTTGAATTATTAAGGGAGAAGGAAAAAGGAGTATGGGTAAGAAAGCTAAAGGTTTGCATGCTGGAAGAAAATTAAGGTTAAACAGGAAAAAAATGAGATGGAAGTATCCACCTTACAAACGAAGAGTCTTAAAACTTGATGAAAAAGTAGATCCATTAGAAGGGGCGCCTCAAGCTAGAGGAATAGTGTTAGAGAAAGTTGGAATAGAATGTAGGCAACCTAACAGCGCTGTAAGAAAATGTGTTAGGGTTCAATTAATTAAAAACGGTAAAGTTGTAACTGCTTTTTTACCTAAAGATGGAGCGTTAAACTTTGTTGATGAACATGATGAAGTTGTTATAGAGGGTATAGGCGGACCAGAAGGAAAAGCTTACGGAGATCTTCCTGGCGTTAGATATAGAGTATTTAAAATTAATGGTGTTTCTCTTTCTGCTTTAATGAGCGGCAAAAAAGAGAAACCTAGACGTTAAATCTTTTTTTAAATTTAATGTTATATTTGAAAGAAAAATATAAAAGGTTCATTTATGTAAAAAATTTATAAGGAGGTTTTCGCCGGGATTGCCTAGCCTGGTAAGGCGTCGGCTTGCTAAATTTTTATTTGCGAAAAGCCGATGACCCATTCGGGTCGCGTGGGTTCAAATCCCACTCCCGGCGCCAAAAAACATACGATGCCAATTATTTTATTTTACCATATTTATAAAAAAAATTTATAAAATTTCTCTTTATGGATATCCCTTAAACTACAGAAAGTAATATAAAAGCAACTGTAAAAATAATCCTTTTAATGCCTATATAAATTTACAAATTTGTGGTGTTAAATTTTTGGTTTACGCTATTGAAATTAAAAATTTAACGAAAGTTTACAACGGTGAAGTTAAGGCTTTAGATAAAGTTAATTTAGTTATTGAAGCTGGTAAAGTTTTTGCTTTGCTTGGTCCTAATGGCGCTGGAAAAACAACTTTAATAAGAATTTTAACTACGCAGCTTAAACCTACTTATGGGGAAGCTT includes:
- a CDS encoding nucleotide exchange factor GrpE, with the translated sequence MSSQANVDNATQKENNACSETVKNEIESLKKALEAEKARAEEYLNRLKYLQADFENYIKKVKKDFENAIKFSSEKLILNLIDVIEDFERVLQTEENFNSINNKALLEGVKLIYKKLKNILENEGVKQIEAVGKIFNPAFHEAVGFIETSEHPEGTIVKELRKGYFLGDKVIKPSIVEVAKAPPSSKK
- the dnaK gene encoding molecular chaperone DnaK, whose product is MSEGKKEKIIGIDLGTTNSAAAVMLGGRPVVIPSAEGTTIGGKAFPSVVAFTKDGQLLVGEPARRQAILNPEGTIFAIKRKMGTDYKVKVFGKEYTPQQISAFILQKIKRDSEAFLGEKISKAVITVPAYFNDNQRQATKDAGAIAGLDVVRIINEPTAAALAYGLDKSETEQKIMVFDLGGGTLDVTILEFGGGVFEVKATSGDTQLGGTDMDNAIVDYLVSEFKKQTNIDLTEDKMAMARLREAAEKAKIELSSLLSTDINLPFIASDASGPKHLNMTLTRAKLEELVKPIVERCREPMMQALSDAKLKPQDIDKIILVGGPTRMPIVRRFVEETMGKPAERGIDPMECVAMGAAIQGAVLAGEIKDIVLLDVTPLSLGVETLGGVFTKIIERNTTIPCRRSQIFTTAQDFQTSVTIHVLQGERPMAADNVSLGMFHLVGIPPAPRGVPQIEVTFDIDANGILHVSAKDLATGKEQKITITSAVKLSKEEIEKMMKEAEQFAEQDKKKLEEAEARNRADSIIYTAEKTKADLKDKLSSDQIEQINKGINELKEALAGKDVDKIKAKTEQLAKILQEIGAFVYQKAGAQQAYQASSTNSKKTGGKTVDADYEVEK
- the dnaJ gene encoding molecular chaperone DnaJ, translating into MPKKDYYEILGVPRNATKEEIKKAYRKLALKYHPDVNKSPDAEEKFKEISEAYAVLSDDEKRRQYDLYGHEGIGAKYTYEDIFKGVDFDDIFKDLGFDFGFSRIFEEFFGGEKFRERYTRGSDIVYDLEIGLEDVAKGIKTQIEVPKKEICSACKGSGAEPGGLITCPKCNGTGQIQYTRVSGFTRYVRIEPCNACMGRGSTIKISCKQCHGTGVIERKRLITIKVPKGVEDGVRLRIKGEGNPGVNGGEPGDLYVVIHVKPHKLFKRKGLNILYETSITFPQAVLGTEIIVPTLYGETKLKIPEGTQPGTVFRLKGKGLPSMDGYEQGDELVKINVKIPKNLTWRQKQLILELAKELNN
- a CDS encoding DUF362 domain-containing protein, with the protein product MSKVIIVESCDPELAVHKGLKFFIKPLKRKIVLKPNLITAEPPPTTTPCETIEALAKYYLEEGCEVVVAEGSGWCETFEAYKKLGYLRLKEKYRVKLIDLNNDAFEIIENQKAFFLKEFEFPLTLKDAYIVSVPVLKEHSITYATLSLKNMLGATLGEKAKIAKKGRFHEKLDESIVDVNLYLKPSLAVIDGRIAGVGGELKPKPKKLNIMIFSEDLVAADAVAASYLGINPFSIRYLRLAQEAGLGTADLNKIEIVKI
- a CDS encoding radical SAM protein — encoded protein: MSYQRFLTPNFKPFNPLKLAEETEKIVTKIGPEGLERKYTDFYSVPVYGGIATGYAVGCCLRCIYCWSNWSRDFPEKLGKFYSPKESCKNLFKAAEEGITYSIYWKKLIPKINKLRLSGCEPTIGKAHLLSLLNIIDSSKYSLFILETNGLLIGADKNYAKQLAEFKNKLYVRVSFKAATPEGFTRRTGAIGEYYELPFKALNYLLNEGIYARAAAMTDPKIMPKEERKILIEKLEEIDPSANYKETLEEEVVDAYDTTVKRFKAHLDFEFAKKLEKILSSQLS
- a CDS encoding Lrp/AsnC family transcriptional regulator; translated protein: MDEVDEKIIEALMENAKLTYKELAEKLKMKESTVRKRVLNLIKNKVIKKFTITVDPVKLGKNSIAIIGIEVDPSTLLTTAQKLSEIPEAKFVATSTGDHMIMMEVWAKDGKDLTRIISEKIAKIDGVKKICPSIILEKIKE
- a CDS encoding rubrerythrin family protein, whose amino-acid sequence is MKKITESNLISAFAGESQAHMRYLAFAEIAEIEGFPNVSRLFRAIADAERIHATNHFRALAHLDSDKLTIAGAVFGPGNTSKNLKLSIIGETFEIEEMYPAYLEVAKLQEEKSAERSFKAALESEKIHAELYKKAKEAVDSGKDVELGPIQVCQVCGYTVEGKAPEKCPICGAPIDKFKTFK
- a CDS encoding class II SORL domain-containing protein, which encodes MEKKHLPIIDAPSSVEKGKPFLVKVKVGGIDGVEHPNMLGHWINWVELYAGEIPIAKVNFAPVVSNGYEVTFKISLEESTILKAREYCNLHGVWEGDEITGGAKKITVK
- a CDS encoding FprA family A-type flavoprotein, giving the protein MKKAVKISDSVYWVGALDYNLRNFHGIAAPEGGTYNSYLILNEEIFLIDTVKHEFFKEHLERISSVINPNEIDYVISNHSEIDHSGSIQEILKIANKAKLVTTEKGKKYLSKIFNSEFSFLTVKDNDEIKNLKFIEAPMLHWPETMMTYMKNENILFSCDLFGAQIADSRIFADLIPNVMSYVKRYYAFIFRPFAYAVLNGLKKLEGLNINIIAPSHGPVWRTQAQIKDLINAYAKWSVNPEKEKAVVLYAGIWGATRKIAEAIADGLSSLNIEVKIYDLTNLTLIQWSDLMADLMEAKAIAIGSNTLIGQMFPTVKTALQLLKYINPKEKIGLVFGSYGWVGGAVKAIENELKNMGLNLIDSIEIQFNPNKNEIEKCFKLGEELAKKVKEV
- a CDS encoding rubredoxin, giving the protein MAKYKCLICGYIYDEAKGDPDNGIPPNTKFEDLPNDWVCPVCGAEKTQFEKIE
- a CDS encoding ferritin, whose amino-acid sequence is MVSEKLMNLLNQSIARELAVSIQYMWHHIMAVGIESPAVTDIFKKIAITEMKHAEKIAERLDYLGGIPTTKPSEIKVGGDLKKMLKDDLEAEKEAITLYKQVIKTAEEEDDIVTRRLFEEILADEEEHENTFKTLLGEK
- a CDS encoding 30S ribosomal protein S12, whose protein sequence is MGKKAKGLHAGRKLRLNRKKMRWKYPPYKRRVLKLDEKVDPLEGAPQARGIVLEKVGIECRQPNSAVRKCVRVQLIKNGKVVTAFLPKDGALNFVDEHDEVVIEGIGGPEGKAYGDLPGVRYRVFKINGVSLSALMSGKKEKPRR